The following coding sequences are from one Triticum aestivum cultivar Chinese Spring chromosome 5A, IWGSC CS RefSeq v2.1, whole genome shotgun sequence window:
- the LOC123106897 gene encoding uncharacterized protein, translated as MASPSSSSERTADAAAAASGNPVDAPAPRAPVSDETSGSGGLPLAAIPPTPLTLPSSSNPPPPLPSTVAGVIDFKLALDGRNFTRWRNYITLLLARHHAEDHVRSVSTRRLADPAWRDDDTTVVLWFYTTIEGDLLDIVAPAGSSAFTIWTRLHEYFLANEAEHAMHLGQEFRACVRGDLTVHEYCRRLQGIAAALADVREPVTDRTLTLQMLDGLGPKFAMQSAILQSTVPLPTFNQARARLILAELSMDKHVRAEGAQVLAVQHDDRGPAGDRGGARGGDRGDRGGDRAPAGGGGGRGGQLGTNRSQRGGRGRGRGRGRDDAPAGVVRVLSRG; from the coding sequence ATGGCTTCCCCTTCCTCCTCTTCCGAGCGAACGGCtgatgccgctgccgccgcctctgGCAACCCCGTTGATGCGCCAGCTCCACGCGCTCCGGTTTCTGACGAGACCTCTGGCTCCGGCGGTCTTCCTCTTGCAGCCATCCCACCCACCCCCTTGACCCTGCCTTCCTCCTCCAATCCTCCCCCACCTCTCCCGTCCACCGTCGCCGGCGTCATCGACTTCAAACTTGCGCTCGACGGCCGCAACTTCACGCGCTGGAGGAACTACATCACCCTGCTGCTTGCGCGGCACCACGCCGAGGATCATGTCCGGTCCGTCTCGACTCGCCGGCTGGCCGACCCGGCATGGCGTGATGACGACACCACCGTCGTCCTTTGGTTCTACACCACGATCGAGGGGGACCTCCTTGACATCGTCGCCCCCGCCGGCTCCTCCGCCTTCACCATCTGGACGCGGCTCCATGAGTACTTCCTCGCCAACGAAGCTGAACATGCTATGCATCTGGGCCAGGAGTTTCGGGCGTGCGTGCGCGGCGACCTCACCGTCCACGAGTACTGCCGTCGGCTGCAAGGCATCGCGGCCGCCCTCGCCGACGTCCGTGAGCCCGTCACAGATCGCACCCTCACCTTGCAGATGCTCGATGGGCTGGGGCCCAAGTTCGCGATGCAGTCGGCGATCCTTCAGTCCACCGTGCCACTTCCCACCTTCAACCAGGCGCGCGCCCGTCTCATCCTCGCCGAACTATCCATGGACAAACATGTCCGTGCTGAGGGGGCTCAGGTCCTCGCGGTGCAGCATGATGACCGCGGCCCCGCCGGCGACCGTGGTGGTGCGCGCGGTGGCGACCGCGGCGACCGAGGCGGAGATCGCGCCCCTGctggcggtggtggtggccgtggtgGCCAGCTCGGCACAAACCGCAGCCAGCGCGGTgggcgcggccgcggccgcggccgtggGCGTGATGATGCCCCTGCTGGAGTGGTGCGGGTGCTCAGCCGTGGCTAG